In Pseudomonas oryzicola, one DNA window encodes the following:
- a CDS encoding efflux RND transporter permease subunit yields MNLSGPFIRRPVATMLLSLAILLLGGVSFGLLPVAPLPQMDFPVIVVSANLPGASPEVMASTVATPLERKLGSIAGVTTLTSSSNQGSTRVIIGFEMGRDIDGAAREVQAAINATRNLLPSGMRSMPTYKKINPSQAPIMVLSLTSQVLQKGQLYDLADTILAQSLAQVSGVGEVQIGGSSLPAVRIAVEPQLLNQYGLSLDEVRTAVSNANQRRPMGFVEDAERSWQVRANDQLESARDYEPVVIRQQNGTILRLSDVASVTDGVENRYNSGFFNDQSAVLLVVNRQSGANIIETVDQIKAQLPALQSLLPASVQLNVAMDRSPVIKATLKEAEHTLLIAVVLVILVVYLFLGSLRASLIPSLAVPVSLVGTFAVMYLCGFSLNNLSLMALILATGLVVDDAIVVLENISRHIEDGQPPMKAAYLGAREVGFTLLSMNVSLVAVFVSILFMGGIVRNLFQEFSITLAAAIIVSLVVSLTLTPMLCARWLKPHRAELSRLQRWSDKLHQRMVDAYDRSLGWALRHKRLTLISLLATIGLNVALYVVVPKTLMPQQDSGQLIGFIRGDDGLSFGVMQPKMEIYRRALLADPAVQSVAGFIGGNSGTNNAVVLVRLKPISERKIDAQKVIERLRKEMPKVPGGRLFLMADQDLQLGGGGRDQTSSQYLYSLQSGDLAALREWFPKVVAALRALPQLTAIDARDGAGTQQVTLVVDRDQAKRLGIDMDMVTSVLNNAYSQRQISTIYDSLNQYQVVLEINRKYAWDPSTLEQVQVITSDGARVPLSTIAHYQNSLANDRVSHEGQFAAESIAFDIAEGYSPDQAMVALEHAVAKLGLPEEVIGKLGGSADAFARTQQGQPLMILGALVLVYLVLGILYESYIHPLTILSTLPSAGVGALLALYVTGGEFSLISLLGLFLLIGVVKKNAILMIDLALQLERHQGLSPEASIRRACLLRLRPILMTTLAAILGALPLLLSRAEGAEMRQPLGLTIIGGLVFSQVLTLYTTPVVYLYLDRLRHRFNRWRGVRTDAALDTPL; encoded by the coding sequence ATGAACCTGTCCGGGCCGTTCATCCGTCGCCCGGTGGCGACCATGCTGCTGAGCCTGGCGATCCTGCTGCTGGGCGGGGTCAGCTTCGGCCTGCTGCCGGTGGCGCCGCTGCCGCAGATGGATTTCCCGGTGATCGTGGTGTCGGCCAACCTGCCTGGCGCCAGCCCTGAGGTCATGGCTTCCACCGTGGCTACGCCGCTGGAGCGCAAGCTGGGTAGCATCGCCGGCGTGACCACGCTGACCAGCAGCTCCAACCAGGGCTCTACACGGGTGATCATCGGCTTCGAGATGGGCCGCGACATCGATGGGGCGGCGCGCGAGGTGCAGGCTGCGATCAATGCCACCCGCAATCTGTTGCCCAGCGGCATGCGCAGCATGCCCACCTACAAGAAGATCAACCCGTCGCAGGCACCGATCATGGTGCTGTCGCTGACTTCGCAGGTGCTGCAGAAGGGTCAGTTGTACGACCTGGCCGATACCATCCTGGCGCAAAGCCTGGCCCAGGTGTCGGGGGTGGGGGAAGTGCAGATCGGCGGCAGTTCGCTGCCGGCGGTGCGGATTGCTGTCGAGCCGCAATTGCTCAACCAGTACGGCCTGTCGCTGGACGAGGTGCGCACGGCGGTATCCAACGCCAACCAGCGTCGGCCCATGGGCTTCGTCGAGGATGCCGAGCGTAGCTGGCAAGTGCGGGCCAACGACCAGCTGGAAAGCGCCAGGGACTACGAGCCGGTGGTGATCCGCCAGCAGAACGGTACCATCCTGCGCCTGTCCGACGTGGCGAGCGTTACCGATGGCGTCGAGAACCGCTACAACAGCGGTTTCTTCAACGACCAGAGCGCGGTACTGCTGGTGGTCAACCGCCAGAGCGGCGCCAACATCATCGAAACCGTGGACCAGATCAAGGCGCAACTGCCAGCCCTGCAGTCGTTGCTGCCGGCCAGCGTGCAACTGAACGTGGCCATGGATCGCTCGCCGGTGATCAAGGCCACCCTGAAGGAGGCCGAGCATACCCTGCTGATCGCCGTGGTGCTGGTGATCCTGGTGGTGTACCTGTTCCTCGGCAGCCTGCGCGCCTCGCTGATCCCCAGCCTGGCCGTGCCGGTGTCGCTGGTGGGCACCTTCGCAGTCATGTACCTGTGTGGTTTCTCGCTCAATAACCTGTCGCTGATGGCGCTGATCCTGGCCACCGGGCTGGTGGTGGACGATGCCATCGTGGTGTTGGAAAACATCTCCCGGCATATCGAGGACGGCCAGCCACCGATGAAGGCAGCCTACCTCGGTGCCAGGGAAGTGGGCTTTACCTTGTTGTCGATGAACGTGTCACTGGTGGCAGTGTTCGTGTCGATCCTGTTCATGGGTGGCATCGTGCGCAACCTGTTCCAGGAATTCTCCATCACCCTGGCGGCGGCGATCATCGTGTCGCTGGTGGTATCGCTGACCCTCACGCCGATGTTGTGCGCCCGCTGGCTGAAGCCACACCGGGCCGAGCTGAGCCGCCTGCAGCGCTGGAGCGACAAGCTGCACCAGCGCATGGTCGATGCCTATGACCGCAGCCTTGGCTGGGCCTTGCGTCACAAGCGCCTGACCCTGATCAGCCTGCTGGCCACCATCGGCCTCAACGTTGCCCTGTATGTGGTTGTGCCGAAGACGCTGATGCCGCAGCAGGACTCCGGCCAGCTGATAGGCTTCATCCGCGGCGATGACGGCCTGTCGTTCGGCGTGATGCAGCCGAAAATGGAAATCTACCGCCGCGCCTTGCTGGCCGACCCGGCAGTGCAGAGCGTTGCCGGTTTCATCGGCGGCAACAGCGGCACCAACAACGCCGTGGTGCTGGTCCGCCTCAAACCGATCAGCGAGCGCAAAATCGATGCGCAGAAGGTGATCGAGCGCCTGCGCAAGGAAATGCCCAAGGTGCCGGGCGGGCGGCTGTTCCTGATGGCCGACCAGGACCTGCAACTGGGCGGCGGCGGTCGCGACCAGACCTCGTCGCAGTATCTCTACAGCCTGCAAAGCGGCGATCTGGCCGCTTTGCGCGAATGGTTCCCGAAGGTGGTGGCAGCACTGCGTGCGCTACCGCAACTGACGGCCATCGACGCCCGCGACGGTGCCGGAACCCAGCAGGTCACCCTGGTGGTCGACCGTGACCAGGCCAAGCGCCTGGGGATCGACATGGACATGGTCACCAGCGTACTGAACAACGCCTACAGCCAGCGGCAGATCTCCACCATCTACGACAGCCTCAACCAGTACCAGGTGGTGCTGGAGATCAACCGCAAATACGCCTGGGACCCGAGCACGCTGGAACAGGTGCAGGTGATCACCTCCGACGGTGCCCGCGTGCCCCTGTCGACCATCGCCCATTACCAGAACAGCCTGGCCAACGACCGGGTCAGCCACGAAGGCCAGTTCGCTGCCGAAAGCATCGCCTTCGACATCGCCGAAGGCTACAGCCCCGACCAGGCCATGGTGGCGCTGGAGCATGCCGTGGCCAAGCTGGGCCTGCCGGAGGAAGTGATTGGCAAGCTCGGTGGCAGTGCCGATGCCTTTGCCAGGACTCAGCAAGGCCAGCCGCTGATGATCCTTGGCGCACTGGTGCTGGTATACCTGGTGCTGGGTATTCTCTACGAAAGCTACATTCACCCGTTGACCATTCTGTCGACACTGCCCTCGGCCGGCGTCGGCGCCTTGCTGGCACTGTACGTCACTGGCGGTGAGTTCAGCCTGATCTCGCTACTGGGCTTGTTCCTGCTGATTGGCGTGGTGAAGAAGAACGCGATCCTGATGATCGACCTGGCCTTGCAGCTGGAGCGTCACCAGGGCCTGTCCCCGGAGGCGTCGATTCGCCGCGCCTGCCTGCTGCGCCTGCGGCCGATCCTGATGACCACGCTGGCGGCCATCCTGGGTGCCTTGCCGCTGCTGCTGAGCCGTGCCGAAGGCGCGGAAATGCGCCAGCCGCTGGGCCTGACCATCATCGGAGGGCTGGTGTTCAGCCAGGTCCTCACCCTTTACACGACGCCGGTGGTGTACCTGTACCTGGACCGCCTGCGTCACCGTTTCAACCGTTGGCGCGGCGTGCGCACCGACGCCGCCCTGGATACCCCGCTATGA
- a CDS encoding serine/threonine transporter, whose translation MNEQAPSVEQRFAESTPATLGSWSRHDTTWMLGLFGTAIGAGTLFLPINAGLGGFWPLLILAALAFPMTYFAHRGLTRFVLSGRDGGDITEVVKEHFGASAGGAITVLYFFAIFPILLIYSVALTNTVSSFMAHQLHMEPPPRAILSFVLILGLLAIVRCGEQATVKVMSLLVYPFIVALGLLGLYLVPHWNGGILDSAQQVPPASAFLHTVWLAIPVMVFSFNHSPIISAFAVDQKRRYGEHADQRSGQILRRAHLLMVLMVLFFVFSCVLTLNSAQLAEAKAQNLSILSYLANHFSNPAIAFAAPLIAFVAIAKSFLGHYIGASEGLKGIITKAGARPGAKALDRVVAALMLVVCWIVATLNPSILGMIESLGGPIIAVLLFLMPMYAIRRVPSMRKYSGAASNVFVVVVGLVALTSVVYGLLG comes from the coding sequence TCGACCCCCGCCACCCTTGGCAGCTGGTCGCGTCACGACACCACCTGGATGCTGGGCCTGTTCGGCACAGCCATCGGCGCCGGAACCCTGTTCCTGCCAATCAACGCCGGCCTTGGCGGCTTCTGGCCGCTGCTGATCCTGGCCGCGCTGGCCTTCCCGATGACCTATTTTGCCCACCGCGGGCTGACCCGCTTCGTCCTCTCGGGGCGTGACGGCGGCGATATCACCGAGGTGGTCAAGGAGCACTTCGGCGCTTCCGCCGGCGGCGCGATCACCGTGCTGTACTTCTTCGCGATCTTCCCGATCCTGCTGATCTATAGCGTGGCGCTGACCAACACCGTGTCTAGCTTCATGGCGCACCAGTTGCACATGGAGCCGCCGCCGCGGGCCATTCTGTCGTTTGTGCTGATCCTCGGCCTGCTGGCCATCGTGCGCTGCGGCGAGCAGGCCACGGTGAAGGTCATGAGCCTGCTGGTCTACCCATTCATCGTCGCCCTGGGGCTGCTGGGCCTGTACCTGGTTCCGCACTGGAATGGCGGCATTCTCGACAGCGCCCAGCAGGTGCCGCCGGCATCGGCGTTCCTGCATACCGTGTGGCTGGCGATTCCGGTAATGGTGTTCTCGTTCAACCATTCGCCGATCATCTCGGCCTTTGCCGTTGACCAGAAGCGCCGCTACGGTGAGCACGCCGATCAGCGCAGCGGCCAGATCCTGCGTCGCGCCCACCTGCTGATGGTGCTGATGGTGCTGTTCTTCGTGTTCAGCTGCGTGCTCACCCTGAACAGCGCCCAGTTGGCCGAGGCCAAGGCACAGAACCTGTCGATCCTGTCGTACCTCGCCAACCACTTCAGCAACCCGGCCATCGCCTTCGCTGCGCCGCTGATTGCCTTCGTGGCCATCGCCAAGTCCTTCCTCGGCCACTACATCGGTGCCAGCGAAGGCCTCAAGGGCATCATCACCAAGGCTGGCGCGCGCCCGGGTGCCAAGGCCCTGGACCGCGTGGTCGCTGCGCTGATGCTGGTGGTGTGCTGGATCGTTGCCACCCTCAACCCGAGCATCCTCGGCATGATCGAGTCGCTGGGCGGCCCGATCATCGCGGTGCTGCTGTTCCTGATGCCGATGTACGCCATCCGCCGCGTGCCGTCGATGCGCAAGTACAGCGGTGCTGCCTCCAACGTGTTCGTGGTGGTAGTCGGCCTGGTTGCGCTGACCTCGGTGGTATACGGCCTGCTCGGCTGA
- the tpx gene encoding thiol peroxidase: MAQVTLKGNPVQVKGELPKTGAQAPAFSLVGEGLADKSLNDFAGKRKVLNIFPSVDTPTCATSVRKFNAQANKLANTVVLCISADLPFAQARFCGAEGLDNVKNLSTLRGREFLENYGVAIADGPLAGLAARAVVVLDENDKVLHSELVGEIADEPNYDAALAVLK; the protein is encoded by the coding sequence ATGGCTCAAGTGACTCTCAAAGGCAACCCGGTTCAGGTCAAAGGCGAACTGCCGAAAACCGGCGCCCAGGCTCCGGCTTTCTCCCTGGTCGGTGAAGGCCTGGCGGACAAGTCGCTGAACGACTTTGCCGGCAAGCGCAAGGTGCTGAACATCTTCCCGAGCGTCGACACCCCGACCTGCGCTACCTCGGTGCGCAAGTTCAATGCCCAGGCCAACAAACTGGCCAATACCGTGGTGCTGTGCATTTCCGCCGACCTGCCGTTCGCTCAGGCACGTTTCTGCGGTGCCGAGGGCCTGGACAACGTGAAGAACCTGTCGACCCTGCGTGGCCGTGAGTTCCTCGAGAATTACGGCGTCGCCATCGCCGATGGCCCGCTGGCCGGCCTGGCTGCCCGCGCCGTGGTGGTGCTGGACGAGAACGACAAGGTGCTGCACAGCGAGCTGGTTGGCGAAATCGCTGACGAGCCGAACTACGATGCGGCGCTGGCTGTACTGAAGTAA
- a CDS encoding MdtA/MuxA family multidrug efflux RND transporter periplasmic adaptor subunit has protein sequence MQAPNSRSPRRWLVGLLILLLVAALAWWLWPATSPVHKESSGGRAGKGAGMGMMGGRPGFGGSSDPVPVRVESVRVGDFPLYYKALGTVTATNTVNVRSRVAGELVKIHFKEGQQVKAGDLLAEIDPRPYRIALQQAEGTLAQNQAQLKNAQVDLARYKGLYAEDSIAKQTLDTAEAQVAQFQGLVKTNQAQVNDARLNLEFTQIRAPINGRVGLRQLDLGNLVAANDTTALVVITQTEPISVAFTLPETELSTVLERYRSGVSLPVEAWDRSDSKLQSVGVLGSIDNQIDTTTGTLKFKGRFENKDLALFPNQFVNVRLLADTLRQVTMAPAAAIQFGNDGTFAYVVNEQSTVNVRKLKVGASDGENSVILEGLKAGERLVLEGTDRLREGTKVEVVEDSSQVPTSPGQQLQGQETKGSAQAGEAQPGKTAGKAGA, from the coding sequence ATGCAAGCGCCCAACTCCCGTTCCCCCCGTCGCTGGCTCGTCGGCCTGCTGATCCTGCTGCTGGTGGCTGCATTGGCCTGGTGGCTGTGGCCTGCAACGTCGCCTGTGCACAAGGAAAGCAGTGGCGGGCGCGCGGGCAAGGGCGCGGGCATGGGCATGATGGGCGGCCGCCCGGGCTTTGGCGGTTCCAGCGACCCGGTACCGGTGCGTGTCGAATCGGTGCGGGTGGGCGACTTCCCGCTTTACTACAAGGCCCTGGGCACGGTCACCGCGACCAATACCGTGAACGTGCGTAGCCGCGTGGCCGGCGAGCTGGTAAAGATCCACTTCAAGGAAGGCCAGCAGGTCAAGGCCGGCGACCTGCTCGCCGAAATCGACCCGCGCCCTTACCGCATCGCCCTGCAACAGGCCGAAGGCACCCTGGCGCAGAACCAGGCACAGCTGAAGAACGCCCAGGTCGACCTGGCCCGCTATAAAGGCCTGTACGCCGAGGACAGCATCGCCAAGCAAACCCTCGACACCGCTGAAGCGCAGGTGGCGCAGTTCCAGGGGCTGGTCAAGACCAACCAGGCGCAGGTCAACGACGCCCGCCTTAACCTCGAATTCACCCAGATCCGTGCGCCGATCAACGGCCGCGTGGGCCTGCGCCAGCTCGACCTGGGCAACCTGGTGGCGGCCAACGACACCACCGCGCTGGTGGTGATCACCCAGACCGAACCGATCAGCGTCGCCTTCACCCTGCCGGAAACCGAGCTGAGCACGGTGCTGGAGCGCTACCGCAGCGGTGTCAGCCTGCCGGTCGAGGCCTGGGACCGCAGCGACAGCAAACTGCAGTCCGTCGGCGTACTGGGCAGCATCGACAACCAGATCGACACCACCACCGGCACCCTCAAGTTCAAGGGCCGCTTCGAGAACAAGGACCTGGCCCTGTTCCCCAACCAGTTCGTCAACGTGCGCCTGCTGGCCGATACCCTCAGGCAGGTGACCATGGCCCCGGCGGCGGCGATCCAGTTCGGCAACGACGGCACCTTTGCCTACGTGGTCAACGAGCAAAGCACGGTGAACGTGCGCAAGCTCAAGGTGGGCGCCAGCGACGGCGAGAACAGCGTCATCCTCGAAGGCCTCAAGGCTGGCGAGCGCCTGGTACTGGAGGGCACCGACCGCCTGCGCGAAGGCACCAAGGTGGAAGTGGTCGAGGACAGTTCGCAAGTGCCGACCAGCCCCGGCCAACAGCTGCAGGGGCAGGAGACCAAGGGTTCGGCGCAGGCGGGTGAAGCCCAGCCCGGTAAAACAGCGGGCAAGGCGGGCGCATGA
- a CDS encoding MdtB/MuxB family multidrug efflux RND transporter permease subunit: protein MNLSRLFILRPVATTLSMLAIVLAGLIAYKLLPVSALPQVDYPTIRVMTLYPGASPQVMTSAVTAPLERQFGQMPGLEQMASTSSGGASVLTLRFNLDMNMDVAEQQVQAAINAASNLLPSDLPAPPVYNKVNPADTPVLTLAISSKTMPLPKLNDLVDTRVAQKLAQIGGVGMVSIAGGQRQAVRIKVNVDALAANGLNLDDVRTLIGASNVNQPKGNFDGPTRVSMLDANDQLRSPEEYANLILAYNNGAPLRLKDVAEIVDGAENERLAAWANDNHAVLLNIQRQPGANVIEVVDRIKNLLPSITDNLPAGLDVSVLTDRTQTIRAAVKDVQHELLLAIALVVMVTFVFLRRFSATVIPSIAVPLSLIGTFGVMYLAGFSVNNLTLMALTIATGFVVDDAIVMLENISRHIEEGETPMQAALKGARQIGFTLVSLTFSLIAVLIPLLFMADVVGRLFREFAITLAVAILISLVVSLTLTPMMCARLLKREPEPEEQGRFYRASGAWIDWLIRHYGSALQWVLKRQPLTLLVAVASLGLTVFLYMVVPKGFFPVQDTGVIQGISEAPQATSFAAMSERQQALSKVILQDPAVQSLSSYIGVDGDNATLNSGRLLINLKPHGERDVTASEVISRLQPQLDRLVGIRLFMQPVQDLSIEDRVSRTQYQFSLSSPDADLLAQWSGKLVQALQQRPELADVASDLQDKGLQVYLVIDRDMASRLGISVSQITNALYDAFGQRQISTIYTQASQYRVVLQSKDAAVVGPQALESVHVKAADGGQVRLSALARIEQRQAQLAISHIGQFPAVTLSFNLAHGASLGEAVRVIEQVQKDIGMPLGVQTRFQGAAEAFQASLSSTLLLILAAVVTMYIVLGVLYESYIHPVTILSTLPSAAVGALLALLISGNDLGMIAIIGIILLIGIVKKNAIMMIDFALEAERHQGMSPRDAIYQAALLRFRPILMTTLAALFGAVPLMFATGSGAELRQPLGLVMVGGLLVSQVLTLFTTPVIYLYFDRLARRWRPADARQAEA, encoded by the coding sequence ATGAACCTTTCGCGCCTGTTCATCCTGCGGCCGGTCGCCACCACGCTGAGCATGCTGGCCATCGTCCTGGCCGGCCTGATTGCCTACAAGCTGCTGCCGGTTTCCGCCTTGCCGCAAGTGGATTACCCGACTATCCGGGTCATGACCCTGTACCCCGGCGCCAGTCCGCAAGTCATGACCAGCGCCGTCACTGCGCCGCTGGAACGCCAGTTCGGGCAGATGCCGGGCCTGGAACAGATGGCCTCGACCAGCTCCGGCGGCGCCTCGGTGCTGACCTTGCGCTTCAATCTCGACATGAACATGGACGTTGCCGAGCAACAGGTGCAGGCGGCGATCAATGCCGCCAGCAACCTGTTGCCCAGCGACCTGCCGGCGCCGCCGGTGTACAACAAGGTCAACCCGGCCGACACCCCGGTGTTGACCTTGGCCATTTCCAGCAAGACCATGCCGTTGCCCAAGCTCAACGACCTGGTCGACACCCGCGTGGCGCAGAAGCTCGCGCAGATCGGTGGCGTGGGCATGGTCAGCATCGCCGGTGGTCAGCGCCAGGCGGTGCGGATCAAGGTCAATGTCGATGCCCTGGCCGCCAACGGCCTGAACCTGGACGACGTGCGCACCCTGATCGGCGCCTCCAACGTCAACCAGCCCAAGGGCAACTTCGACGGGCCGACCCGGGTATCGATGCTCGATGCCAACGACCAGCTGCGCTCGCCCGAGGAATACGCGAATCTGATCCTGGCCTACAACAACGGGGCGCCGCTGCGCCTGAAGGACGTTGCCGAAATTGTCGATGGCGCGGAGAACGAGCGCCTGGCCGCCTGGGCCAATGACAACCACGCGGTGCTGCTGAACATCCAGCGCCAGCCGGGCGCCAACGTCATCGAAGTGGTCGATCGCATCAAGAACCTGTTGCCGTCGATCACCGACAATCTGCCGGCCGGCCTCGATGTCTCGGTGTTGACCGACCGCACCCAGACCATCCGTGCCGCGGTCAAGGACGTACAGCACGAACTGCTGCTCGCCATCGCCCTGGTGGTGATGGTCACCTTTGTTTTCCTGCGCCGCTTCAGCGCCACCGTCATCCCGTCGATTGCCGTGCCGCTGTCACTGATCGGTACCTTCGGCGTGATGTACCTGGCCGGCTTCTCGGTCAACAACCTGACGTTGATGGCCCTGACTATCGCCACCGGCTTCGTGGTCGACGATGCCATCGTCATGCTGGAGAACATCTCCCGCCACATCGAGGAGGGCGAGACGCCCATGCAGGCGGCGCTGAAGGGCGCCCGGCAGATCGGCTTCACCCTGGTGTCGCTGACCTTCTCGCTGATTGCCGTACTGATTCCGCTGCTGTTCATGGCCGATGTGGTCGGCCGCTTGTTCCGCGAGTTCGCCATCACCCTGGCGGTGGCGATCCTGATTTCCCTGGTGGTGTCGCTGACCCTCACGCCGATGATGTGCGCGCGCCTGCTCAAGCGTGAGCCCGAGCCCGAAGAGCAGGGCCGCTTCTACCGCGCCAGTGGCGCCTGGATCGACTGGTTGATCAGGCACTACGGCAGTGCCCTGCAATGGGTGCTCAAGCGCCAGCCGCTGACCTTGCTGGTGGCCGTGGCCAGCCTGGGGCTCACCGTGTTCCTGTACATGGTGGTGCCCAAGGGCTTCTTCCCGGTGCAGGATACCGGGGTGATCCAGGGCATTTCCGAAGCGCCGCAGGCCACCTCGTTCGCCGCCATGAGCGAGCGCCAGCAGGCGTTGAGCAAGGTGATCCTGCAGGATCCGGCGGTGCAGAGCCTGTCTTCCTACATCGGCGTTGACGGCGACAACGCCACGCTCAACAGTGGCCGTCTGCTGATCAACCTCAAGCCGCATGGCGAGCGCGATGTCACCGCCAGCGAAGTGATCAGCCGCCTGCAGCCGCAACTCGACCGCCTGGTGGGTATCCGCCTGTTCATGCAGCCGGTTCAGGACCTGAGCATCGAAGACCGGGTCAGCCGTACCCAGTACCAGTTCAGCCTGTCGTCGCCGGATGCGGACCTGCTGGCGCAGTGGAGCGGCAAGCTGGTGCAGGCACTGCAGCAACGCCCGGAACTGGCCGATGTGGCCAGTGACCTTCAGGACAAGGGCCTGCAGGTCTACCTGGTGATCGACCGCGACATGGCAAGCCGCCTGGGAATCAGCGTGTCGCAGATCACCAATGCCTTGTACGACGCGTTCGGCCAACGGCAGATTTCCACCATCTACACCCAGGCCAGCCAGTACCGTGTGGTGCTGCAGTCCAAAGACGCCGCGGTCGTCGGCCCGCAGGCGCTGGAGTCGGTTCATGTCAAGGCCGCCGATGGCGGCCAGGTGCGCCTGTCGGCACTGGCACGTATCGAACAGCGCCAAGCCCAGTTGGCCATTTCCCACATCGGCCAGTTCCCGGCTGTGACCCTGTCGTTCAACCTGGCCCATGGCGCCTCGCTGGGCGAGGCGGTGCGAGTGATCGAGCAGGTGCAAAAAGACATCGGCATGCCGCTGGGCGTGCAGACCCGCTTCCAGGGCGCCGCCGAGGCCTTCCAGGCATCGTTGTCGAGCACCTTGCTGCTGATCCTGGCGGCGGTGGTGACCATGTACATCGTGCTGGGCGTGCTGTACGAAAGCTATATCCACCCGGTGACCATCCTGTCCACCCTGCCATCGGCAGCGGTCGGGGCCTTGCTGGCCTTGCTCATCAGCGGCAACGACCTGGGCATGATCGCCATCATCGGCATCATCCTGCTGATCGGCATCGTCAAGAAGAACGCGATCATGATGATCGACTTTGCCCTGGAAGCCGAGCGTCACCAGGGCATGAGCCCGCGCGATGCGATCTACCAGGCGGCACTGCTGCGTTTCCGGCCAATCCTGATGACCACCCTGGCCGCGCTGTTCGGCGCGGTGCCGCTGATGTTCGCCACCGGTTCCGGTGCCGAACTGCGCCAGCCGCTGGGCCTGGTGATGGTTGGCGGGTTGCTGGTCAGCCAGGTGCTGACACTGTTCACCACCCCGGTCATCTACCTGTACTTCGACCGCCTGGCCCGTCGCTGGCGCCCGGCTGATGCCAGGCAGGCCGAGGCATGA